The Magnolia sinica isolate HGM2019 chromosome 9, MsV1, whole genome shotgun sequence genome contains a region encoding:
- the LOC131255692 gene encoding uncharacterized protein LOC131255692, translating into MDFWQKARSFAEEAAKRSQEITKEAAKRSEVLTKGAVEIVSETAKKSKELAAEATKKADQIKIEALKRADQIKSLTEGISPQIPSFISTKDSATGSQQPSDLDKFGITDDLREFVKGITISTFQDFPMEDEPEISNVPTVSNVRQDLTEWQARHATLVLSTVKEISKLRYELCPRHMKERKFWRIYFIIVNTHVAPFEKQYMEEANKLKSAESEKEDKVLKEDSIPKTSSKPEMTETSRPSKTSTSASTEQDLDVFLLGDLGSSDEGPDDGDDAFDDDLDNIVNNSDDDEKPK; encoded by the exons ATGGATTTTTGGCAGAAAGCAAGAAGCTTCGCAGAGGAAGCGGCGAAGCGATCGCAAGAGATCACGAAAGAGGCCGCGAAGCGATCTGAGGTTCTCACCAAAGGAGCGGTCGAGATCGTCTCTGAGACGGCCAAGAAATCAAAGGAATTGGCAGCCGAAGCGACGAAAAAAGCCGATCAGATCAAGATCGAGGCATTGAAGCGGGCCGATCAGATCAAGTCCTTGACCGAAGGGATCTCCCCGCAGATCCCATCCTTCATCTCGACCAAGGACTCGGCTACCGGGTCGCAGCAGCCGTCAGATCTCGATAAATTCGGCATCACTGATGACTTGCGGGAGTTCGTCAAGGGGATCACGATCAGCACGTTTCAGGATTTCCCAATGGAAG ATGAACCAGAGATATCAAATGTTCCGACAGTCTCAAATGTTCGGCAGGATCTAACAGAATGGCAGGCAAGGCATGCCACTCTTGTTCTCTCAACTGTCAAG GAAATTTCAAAGTTGAGATATGAGTTGTGTCCACGACATATGAAAGAAAGGAAATTCTGGAGGATATATTTTATAATTGTGAACACGCATGTGGCTCC TTTCGAGAAACAGTATATGGAGGAGGCTAATAAGCTGAAGTCAGCAGAAAGTGAAAAAGAAGATAAGGTTTTGAAGGAAGATTCAATCCCAAAAACATCTTCTAAACCTGAGATGACGGAAACAAGCCGTCCAAGTAAgacgtcaacatctgcatctaccGAGCAAGACTTAGATGTGTTTCTTTTGGGGGATCTTGGAAGCAGTGATGAAGGCCCAG ACGACGGAGATGATGCTTTTGATGATGATTTGGACAACATAGTGAATAACTCG GATGATGATGAGAAACCAAAATAG